Proteins from a genomic interval of Buchnera aphidicola (Brachycaudus cardui):
- the panC gene encoding pantoate--beta-alanine ligase has product MYIIKNLKDLYEKIKYLKKTDKKIGLVPTMGNLHNGHIQLILLSKKYVDITIVSIFINPIQFNNVLDFKNYPKSFEEDCKILKNNKIDILFFPDIHEMYSNNLKNQTFIKVPKLSDIIEGQYRPGHFQGVTTIIAKLFNITQPDFSFFGEKDYQQLLIIKTLVAELNYAIKIISLPIVRSKNGLALSSRNNNLNSKQTKIAPYLYKIIKQTSTKIIQKGNINSIEEIIQESKILLLKKGFSIDIFNVYHYKTLNIPDKTTKKMILLASVSLGRTRLIDNKKIFFN; this is encoded by the coding sequence ATGTATATAATTAAAAATTTAAAAGATTTATATGAAAAAATAAAATATTTAAAAAAAACAGATAAAAAAATAGGACTAGTTCCTACAATGGGAAACTTACATAACGGTCATATACAGTTAATTTTATTATCAAAAAAATATGTTGATATTACTATTGTAAGTATTTTTATTAATCCGATACAATTTAACAATGTATTAGATTTTAAAAATTATCCTAAAAGCTTTGAAGAAGATTGTAAAATCTTAAAAAATAATAAAATAGATATTCTTTTTTTTCCTGATATACATGAAATGTATTCTAATAACCTAAAAAATCAAACCTTTATTAAGGTACCAAAACTATCTGACATTATAGAAGGTCAATATCGACCTGGACATTTTCAAGGTGTTACGACAATTATCGCTAAACTATTTAATATAACACAACCAGATTTTTCTTTTTTTGGAGAAAAAGATTATCAACAATTATTAATAATTAAAACACTTGTAGCAGAATTAAATTATGCAATAAAAATCATTAGTCTACCTATAGTACGATCAAAAAACGGACTTGCTCTCAGTTCTAGAAATAATAATTTAAATTCTAAACAGACAAAAATAGCGCCTTATTTATATAAAATCATAAAGCAAACATCTACAAAAATTATTCAAAAAGGTAATATTAATTCTATTGAAGAAATTATTCAGGAATCTAAAATATTACTATTAAAAAAAGGATTTTCTATTGATATATTTAATGTATATCATTACAAAACATTAAATATTCCAGATAAAACTACAAAAAAAATGATACTTTTAGCATCTGTTTCGTTAGGAAGAACTCGTCTAATTGACAATAAAAAAATATTTTTCAATTAA
- the hpt gene encoding hypoxanthine phosphoribosyltransferase, translating into MNHIIKVIISEKELDIRVRELGREITKKYRHSRNKMILIALLRGSFVFIADLCRRIHIKHEVDFMTTSSYGRGILSSGDVKIIKDLDEDIYNKHVLIVEDIIDSGKTLSKVSDILKLRNPKSLSICTLLDKPECREVNISVDFIGFSIPDDFIVGYGIDYAQSYRYLPYIGKVIFKK; encoded by the coding sequence ATGAATCATATTATTAAAGTTATTATTTCTGAAAAAGAGCTTGATATACGTGTTCGAGAATTAGGTCGAGAAATTACTAAAAAATATCGTCATAGTAGAAATAAAATGATCTTGATTGCTTTACTACGTGGTTCTTTTGTATTTATAGCAGATTTATGTCGTAGAATTCATATTAAACACGAAGTAGATTTTATGACAACCTCTAGTTATGGTCGTGGAATATTATCTAGTGGCGATGTAAAAATTATCAAAGATTTAGATGAAGATATTTATAATAAACATGTTTTAATTGTCGAAGATATTATTGATTCTGGAAAAACTTTAAGTAAAGTATCAGATATATTAAAGCTTAGAAATCCAAAGTCATTATCAATTTGTACTCTTTTAGATAAACCAGAATGTCGTGAAGTTAATATTAGTGTTGACTTTATAGGATTTTCTATTCCAGATGATTTTATTGTGGGTTACGGTATTGATTATGCTCAATCTTATCGTTATTTACCATATATCGGTAAAGTGATTTTTAAAAAATAA